The Lacrimispora xylanolytica genome has a segment encoding these proteins:
- a CDS encoding FtsK/SpoIIIE family DNA translocase, giving the protein MPETTKKKTTEKKGTRGKGGRSGNSSPRKKVVLPEPEFIHSEVVIMMSFAAAAILFLSNFGLCGVVGQFLRSVQLGIFGGIGYIAPVLLFAGTAFYLSNQGNPRAAFKLASFVLALVSLCGFLQLLFGAKPGEGTTLVDIYLESSVTGVGGGLIGGLLSEGLTAIIGVVGAYLVVIVLLIISGVCITEKSFVNVVKSGSGKAYRHAKENIDIRREIHAERQEERKRLREEQKLRGVNLDATNLTDFQPQTGTKPEAVDFEAELGIEPIPVPAMEEYLEEDIDIQAGRLAAVTALEPERPNPADVFSGSISPVQEKEEDIVPFEPDWKNEPFMEELDEPSIYMKKESRTLKEMEVVEEEFLPVEKPDTFTVPEEQKTVVTATGKIIETDTEALQKKLVSKREEAAKEGDLSVSQQIKQKEEVVKKEYQYPPVTLLKKGKATAFSDREYRETAIKLQKTLQNFGVGVTVTNISCGPSVTRYELHPEQGVKVSKIVSLADDIKLSLAAADIRIEAPIPGKSAVGIEVPNKENNMVYLRDILEAENFKNHSSKIAFAVGKDIGGQVVVTDIAKMPHLLIAGATGSGKSVCINTLIMSIIFKADPEDVKLIMIDPKVVELSVYNGIPHLLLPVVTDPKKASGALNWAVAEMTDRYNKFAQYNVREIKGYNAKVDSIKDIDDENKPKKMPQIVIIIDELADLMMVAPGEVEDAICRLAQLARAAGIHLVIATQRPSVNVITGLIKANVPSRVAFAVSSGVDSRTIIDMNGAEKLLGKGDMLFYPAGYPKPMRVQGAFVSDSEVSKVVDFLTEQGMTPDYDLEVESMISASPGGQEMKSGGNDRDEYFAQAGKFIIEKDKASIGMLQRMYKIGFNRAARIMDQLAEAGVVGEEEGTKPRKVLMSPEEFEEMLEQGY; this is encoded by the coding sequence GTGCCTGAGACAACAAAGAAGAAGACAACAGAAAAAAAAGGGACAAGAGGAAAAGGCGGGAGATCAGGAAACAGCAGCCCCAGAAAAAAAGTAGTTCTTCCGGAGCCGGAATTTATCCACTCAGAAGTAGTTATCATGATGTCATTTGCGGCTGCCGCCATACTGTTTTTAAGTAATTTTGGATTATGTGGTGTGGTCGGTCAGTTTTTACGCAGTGTGCAGCTTGGTATTTTCGGAGGAATCGGATACATCGCACCGGTGCTTCTTTTTGCTGGGACTGCCTTTTACTTATCGAATCAGGGAAATCCAAGAGCGGCATTTAAGCTGGCGTCCTTTGTACTGGCGCTGGTTTCTTTGTGTGGTTTTTTACAGCTTTTATTTGGAGCCAAGCCTGGTGAGGGGACCACTCTCGTTGATATTTATCTGGAGTCCTCTGTGACCGGAGTGGGAGGCGGATTGATCGGCGGCCTTCTTTCCGAAGGACTCACTGCAATTATAGGTGTCGTAGGTGCCTACCTGGTAGTTATCGTACTCCTTATTATTTCCGGAGTCTGTATTACGGAAAAGTCCTTTGTCAACGTGGTAAAGAGCGGAAGCGGAAAAGCGTACCGCCATGCAAAAGAAAATATTGATATACGAAGAGAGATTCACGCAGAACGGCAGGAAGAGAGAAAAAGGCTTCGGGAAGAGCAAAAGCTTCGCGGGGTCAATTTGGATGCAACGAATCTGACAGATTTTCAGCCTCAGACTGGGACGAAGCCAGAAGCTGTGGATTTTGAAGCTGAATTAGGAATCGAGCCTATTCCAGTTCCAGCCATGGAAGAATACTTAGAAGAGGATATTGATATCCAGGCAGGACGCCTGGCAGCTGTTACGGCTCTGGAACCTGAACGACCAAATCCAGCCGATGTATTCAGTGGCAGCATTTCTCCTGTTCAAGAGAAAGAGGAAGATATCGTTCCATTCGAACCAGATTGGAAGAACGAGCCATTTATGGAAGAATTAGACGAACCTTCTATATATATGAAGAAAGAGAGTCGAACCTTAAAGGAGATGGAAGTCGTAGAGGAGGAGTTTCTTCCGGTAGAAAAACCAGATACCTTTACGGTTCCCGAAGAACAGAAGACAGTGGTTACGGCTACCGGAAAAATCATTGAAACAGATACGGAAGCCCTGCAGAAAAAATTGGTGAGCAAACGGGAGGAAGCCGCTAAGGAAGGCGATCTCTCTGTCAGCCAGCAGATCAAACAAAAAGAAGAAGTGGTGAAAAAGGAATACCAGTATCCCCCGGTTACATTATTGAAAAAAGGAAAAGCAACGGCTTTTTCTGACCGGGAATACAGGGAAACTGCCATTAAGCTTCAAAAAACCTTACAAAACTTCGGCGTTGGAGTTACTGTGACTAACATCAGCTGTGGTCCCTCTGTGACCCGGTATGAGCTTCATCCGGAACAAGGCGTAAAGGTGAGTAAAATCGTCAGTCTGGCTGATGATATTAAATTAAGCCTTGCTGCAGCCGATATTCGAATCGAAGCACCCATTCCTGGAAAATCTGCAGTGGGGATTGAAGTACCAAATAAGGAGAATAATATGGTATATCTGAGGGATATTCTGGAAGCGGAAAACTTTAAGAATCACTCCTCTAAGATTGCATTTGCCGTGGGAAAGGATATTGGCGGTCAGGTGGTTGTTACGGATATTGCCAAGATGCCTCATCTGCTCATTGCGGGTGCCACAGGCTCCGGTAAATCCGTCTGCATCAACACTCTGATTATGAGTATTATTTTTAAAGCGGACCCGGAAGACGTAAAGCTGATTATGATCGATCCAAAGGTAGTGGAACTAAGTGTTTACAATGGAATCCCCCACCTTCTTCTGCCGGTAGTCACAGATCCTAAGAAAGCTTCCGGTGCACTGAACTGGGCGGTAGCGGAGATGACGGACCGTTACAACAAATTTGCCCAGTACAATGTAAGGGAAATTAAAGGATATAATGCCAAAGTAGATAGTATCAAAGATATCGATGACGAGAACAAACCGAAAAAGATGCCTCAGATCGTTATCATTATCGACGAGCTTGCAGACCTTATGATGGTGGCTCCGGGAGAAGTAGAGGATGCCATCTGCCGTCTTGCCCAGTTAGCCAGAGCGGCAGGCATTCATCTGGTCATTGCAACACAGCGTCCATCCGTTAATGTCATCACTGGTCTTATCAAGGCCAATGTGCCTTCAAGAGTTGCCTTTGCGGTATCTTCTGGTGTGGACTCCAGAACCATCATTGATATGAACGGTGCGGAAAAACTTTTGGGAAAAGGAGATATGCTGTTTTATCCGGCAGGTTATCCAAAGCCCATGCGTGTACAGGGAGCCTTTGTTTCGGACTCTGAGGTTTCCAAGGTTGTCGATTTCCTGACAGAACAGGGAATGACTCCAGACTATGATCTTGAGGTAGAAAGCATGATTTCTGCATCTCCTGGAGGTCAGGAGATGAAAAGTGGTGGAAATGACCGGGATGAGTATTTTGCTCAGGCAGGAAAATTCATCATTGAAAAAGATAAAGCCTCTATTGGTATGCTGCAGCGGATGTATAAAATCGGCTTTAACCGTGCGGCAAGAATTATGGACCAGCTTGCAGAAGCTGGCGTAGTCGGAGAAGAAGAGGGCACCAAGCCCCGGAAGGTTTTAATGAGTCCGGAAGAATTTGAGGAGATGTTGGAGCAGGGTTATTAA
- a CDS encoding C40 family peptidase, with protein MDNKNDNKDYVIRLDKARKSRGKNDYKKYLIAGGAGVLLVAGVITAGAFAKRNGGGAAAAALATASEAVNQATANNDEAVKASEEAIKQAEEMKKVVASYKNLGIVKASGYLNIRKTPGTDGDVIGKLQSDGACDILEKTEDGWYKITSGGIEGYINSEYVLTGEEAVKKAESLVKLRAVIKADSMNIRKEASKSSDPVGQALADERYEVLDQTEGWIKISTGYLSSDYVTLEYSLNEARKLDLKAMVFNYYKNIGISDVDNYLNVREEPNEKGKVIAKMPSKAAGEILETTADGWYKIQSGSITGYVKSDYILTGQAAKDEAMQVAQLMAIVNTDMLNARSEPSTDSKIWTQISNNERYPVLKQVDGWVEIELEEDSSAYVATDFVDVRYALPQAIKFSPLEEKANAQSSLRTQIVNYALQFLGNPYVWGGTSLTKGADCSGFTMSVYSKFGIGLPHYSGSQAGKGTAVKSSEMKPGDLLFYANSKGTINHVAMYIGNGQIVHAASRRSGIKISTWNYRSPVKIRNMVGD; from the coding sequence ATGGATAATAAAAACGACAATAAAGATTATGTGATCCGTTTGGATAAAGCAAGAAAGAGCCGCGGTAAGAATGATTATAAAAAGTATCTTATAGCAGGAGGTGCCGGTGTTTTACTGGTGGCTGGTGTCATTACAGCCGGAGCCTTCGCAAAGCGCAATGGAGGAGGTGCCGCAGCTGCAGCTCTGGCTACCGCTTCAGAGGCTGTGAATCAGGCAACTGCTAATAATGACGAAGCAGTAAAAGCATCGGAAGAAGCGATCAAACAGGCGGAAGAGATGAAGAAGGTGGTAGCTTCTTATAAAAATCTTGGAATTGTCAAGGCTTCCGGTTATTTAAACATCAGAAAGACTCCTGGTACCGATGGGGATGTTATTGGAAAGCTGCAGAGTGACGGTGCCTGTGATATTTTAGAAAAGACAGAAGATGGCTGGTATAAGATTACTTCTGGAGGAATCGAAGGCTATATTAATTCAGAGTATGTGCTGACAGGAGAGGAAGCAGTTAAAAAAGCAGAAAGTCTGGTAAAATTAAGAGCAGTTATTAAAGCGGACAGCATGAATATCAGAAAAGAAGCTTCCAAAAGCTCGGATCCGGTGGGGCAGGCTCTTGCCGATGAAAGATATGAGGTGCTTGATCAAACCGAAGGCTGGATAAAGATTTCAACCGGATATCTTTCCTCTGATTATGTAACATTAGAATACTCTTTAAATGAAGCGAGAAAACTGGATTTAAAAGCAATGGTCTTTAATTACTATAAGAATATCGGAATATCTGATGTAGATAATTATTTAAATGTGAGAGAAGAGCCTAACGAAAAAGGGAAGGTAATCGCTAAGATGCCAAGTAAAGCTGCCGGTGAGATTTTAGAGACAACGGCCGACGGCTGGTATAAGATCCAATCAGGAAGCATTACAGGCTATGTAAAATCAGATTATATTCTGACCGGGCAGGCGGCAAAGGATGAAGCCATGCAGGTTGCCCAGCTAATGGCCATTGTAAATACGGATATGCTGAATGCAAGATCAGAACCCAGTACGGATTCCAAGATCTGGACTCAGATATCCAACAACGAAAGATATCCTGTATTAAAGCAGGTAGACGGCTGGGTAGAGATTGAGCTGGAGGAAGACAGCAGTGCCTATGTGGCTACTGACTTTGTGGATGTACGTTACGCTCTTCCTCAGGCCATCAAATTCTCACCCCTTGAGGAAAAGGCCAATGCCCAATCCTCCTTAAGAACTCAGATTGTCAATTATGCGCTGCAGTTTTTAGGAAACCCATACGTATGGGGCGGAACCAGCCTGACAAAGGGAGCAGATTGTTCCGGCTTTACCATGTCCGTATATTCTAAGTTTGGTATCGGCCTGCCTCATTATTCCGGCTCACAGGCTGGAAAAGGGACTGCTGTAAAGTCATCAGAGATGAAGCCTGGAGATCTTCTGTTCTACGCCAACAGCAAAGGAACCATCAATCACGTTGCCATGTATATTGGTAACGGCCAGATTGTTCACGCGGCCAGCAGACGAAGCGGCATCAAGATCTCTACCTGGAATTACCGTTCACCAGTAAAGATCCGTAATATGGTAGGAGATTAA
- a CDS encoding hydratase, which produces MVKLYEGGAYLINGTELIPEEDSAKIAALTGNTVSKEDAAKGTIAYSILEAHNTSGNMEHLKLRFDSMASHDITFVGIVQTARASGLKEFPIPYVLTNCHNSLCAVGGTINEDDHVFGLSAAKKYGGIFVPPHIAVIHQYMREMMAGCGRMILGSDSHTRYGALGTMAIGEGGGELVKQLLLDTYDVTYPGVVAIYLTGKPSPAVGPHDVALAIIGKVFKNGYVKNKIMEFVGPGVSSMDTDYRNGVDVMTTETTCLSSVWRTDEDTKAYLTLHGRGDDYKELNPADVAYYDGVVTVDLSAIKPMIALPFHPSNTYEIDELNANLADILRTVEKEADQYTGKSGVKLSLTDKIVDGKLMVQQGVIAGCAGGNYSNVMMAAHILSGKDCGNDVFNLSVYPSSQPVYMDLVKKGAITELMTAGATIRTAFCGPCFGAGDTPSNNALSIRHTTRNFPNREGSKPGNGQISCVALMDARSIAATAANGGLLTSAESVVDGYEVPAYEFDSSSYERRVYQGYDAPQAEAELVNGPNIKDWPAMSSLTDNIILKVCSKIMDPVTTTDELIPSGETSSFRSNPLGLAEYTLSRRDPEYVGRSKQVNELEKARKNGECPLKADSELEKAFHALRLYLDQPELKASETEIGSVLYAVKPGDGSAREQAASCQRVLGGLANIANEYATKRYRSNVMNWGMLPFLLDEEPAFEVGDFIYVPDIRTALDGDMEKIKAYVIRNEEGNPIQEINLHIADMTPEERAIVKSGCLINYNRDKKENR; this is translated from the coding sequence ATGGTAAAATTATATGAAGGCGGAGCTTACCTTATAAATGGAACGGAGCTCATTCCAGAGGAAGATAGCGCAAAAATCGCTGCTCTCACGGGAAACACCGTCAGCAAAGAAGACGCAGCAAAAGGAACCATTGCCTACTCCATTTTAGAGGCCCACAATACCTCAGGCAATATGGAGCATTTAAAGCTTCGTTTTGACTCAATGGCTTCCCACGATATTACCTTTGTAGGAATCGTTCAGACTGCCCGGGCTTCGGGACTCAAGGAATTCCCGATACCTTATGTGTTGACCAACTGCCATAACTCCTTATGCGCGGTAGGCGGTACTATTAATGAGGATGATCATGTCTTTGGCCTTTCCGCCGCCAAAAAGTACGGTGGTATTTTTGTACCTCCGCATATTGCAGTTATTCACCAGTATATGCGTGAAATGATGGCAGGATGCGGCCGCATGATTCTTGGCTCTGACAGCCATACCAGATATGGTGCCCTTGGAACCATGGCAATCGGCGAAGGAGGAGGCGAGCTTGTAAAACAGCTTCTTCTGGATACCTATGACGTTACATATCCGGGAGTGGTCGCTATCTATCTTACCGGCAAACCATCTCCTGCCGTAGGACCTCACGATGTGGCACTGGCCATTATCGGCAAGGTATTTAAAAACGGCTATGTGAAGAATAAAATCATGGAATTTGTAGGACCTGGCGTCTCTTCCATGGATACGGATTACAGAAACGGCGTGGATGTAATGACAACAGAAACCACCTGTCTTTCTTCTGTGTGGAGAACTGACGAAGATACGAAAGCTTATTTGACCCTTCACGGCAGAGGCGATGATTATAAAGAATTAAATCCAGCTGACGTTGCTTATTATGATGGCGTTGTCACCGTGGATCTAAGCGCAATTAAACCTATGATTGCTCTCCCATTCCATCCAAGCAATACCTATGAAATTGATGAGCTTAACGCCAATCTGGCAGATATCTTAAGAACCGTGGAAAAGGAAGCCGATCAGTATACCGGAAAATCAGGAGTGAAGCTCTCTCTTACGGATAAGATCGTTGACGGAAAGCTTATGGTTCAGCAGGGAGTGATTGCAGGATGTGCGGGAGGTAATTACTCCAACGTTATGATGGCTGCCCATATTTTAAGCGGCAAAGACTGCGGCAACGATGTATTTAATCTGTCTGTTTATCCGTCTTCTCAGCCGGTTTATATGGATCTGGTGAAGAAAGGTGCTATTACAGAGCTAATGACTGCAGGTGCTACCATCCGTACTGCATTCTGCGGCCCATGCTTCGGAGCAGGTGATACTCCATCCAATAATGCATTAAGCATACGTCATACCACAAGAAACTTCCCTAACCGGGAAGGCTCCAAGCCTGGAAATGGTCAGATTTCTTGTGTTGCTCTTATGGATGCGAGATCCATCGCAGCCACAGCAGCAAACGGCGGACTTCTCACCTCTGCCGAAAGCGTTGTAGATGGTTATGAAGTGCCGGCATATGAATTTGATTCCTCTTCTTATGAAAGAAGAGTTTATCAGGGATACGATGCTCCTCAAGCAGAAGCTGAACTGGTCAATGGCCCTAATATTAAAGATTGGCCGGCCATGAGCTCTCTGACCGATAATATTATCCTTAAAGTATGTTCAAAAATTATGGATCCGGTTACTACCACAGATGAACTGATTCCATCTGGTGAGACCTCTTCTTTCCGCTCTAATCCGCTTGGCCTTGCGGAATATACATTATCCCGCCGGGATCCGGAATATGTAGGAAGATCCAAGCAGGTCAATGAGCTGGAGAAAGCTCGTAAAAATGGGGAATGTCCACTTAAAGCAGACAGCGAATTAGAAAAAGCATTTCATGCACTGCGCCTTTACTTAGATCAGCCGGAGCTTAAGGCTTCTGAGACTGAAATAGGAAGTGTACTCTATGCGGTTAAGCCAGGTGATGGTTCTGCCAGAGAGCAGGCGGCAAGCTGTCAAAGAGTTCTTGGCGGTCTTGCCAATATTGCCAATGAATATGCAACCAAGCGGTATCGTTCCAATGTCATGAACTGGGGAATGCTTCCCTTCCTTCTTGATGAGGAGCCGGCGTTTGAAGTAGGTGACTTTATCTATGTGCCTGATATTCGTACTGCTCTCGATGGAGATATGGAAAAAATCAAGGCCTATGTGATCCGCAATGAAGAGGGCAATCCCATTCAGGAGATCAATCTACACATTGCAGATATGACTCCGGAAGAACGGGCCATCGTAAAATCCGGATGCTTAATCAATTATAACCGTGACAAAAAAGAAAACCGATAA
- a CDS encoding citrate synthase: MNNLFIAQTFGKSSNYTDIPNNLFKIHDVKKGLRNEDGTGVIVGLTRVSDVVGYEFEDGKKLNIPGKLYYRGIEISDLVTGKGNGRYGYEETAFLLLFGYLPSDKELKEFTSVLQKYYPLPNEFFERNMLRSPSSNLMNSLQKSILALYDYDNDPDNTDPYQTLLKGINILAKLPTLAVYAYQSKIHHYDRESLVIHYPRPEYSMAENILHLLRRDGSFTEQEANLLDVMLMIHADHGGGNNSTFTNVVISSTGTDIYSAITGSIGSLKGPKHGGANIRCSEMLSAIEQEIGLHATEDQMKKVIGRILSKDFYDNSGLVYGLGHAVYTVSDPRADLLKDCCEKLAKEKKRLDEYEFLTKFETVAKACLAGNGKSLSNNVDFYSGFAYQMLQIPEDMYTPLFVCARMAGWLAHNIENKMYDGRIMRPATKYVGETNPYIKREER; the protein is encoded by the coding sequence ATGAACAACTTATTCATTGCACAGACTTTTGGAAAATCTTCCAATTATACGGATATTCCTAACAATTTGTTCAAAATACACGATGTAAAAAAAGGACTTAGAAATGAAGATGGAACCGGTGTCATTGTAGGACTTACCCGTGTATCTGACGTTGTAGGCTATGAGTTTGAAGATGGAAAAAAGCTTAATATCCCAGGTAAGCTATACTACAGGGGAATTGAAATCAGCGATCTGGTAACGGGAAAAGGAAATGGGCGCTACGGTTATGAAGAAACCGCATTTCTGCTTCTCTTTGGTTATCTCCCTTCCGATAAGGAGTTAAAGGAATTTACTTCTGTTCTTCAAAAGTATTATCCGCTTCCCAATGAATTTTTTGAGAGAAATATGCTCCGCAGTCCTTCCAGCAATTTAATGAACAGTCTGCAAAAAAGCATTCTGGCTCTTTATGATTATGATAATGATCCCGATAATACAGATCCTTATCAAACACTTTTAAAAGGAATTAATATCCTTGCAAAGCTGCCAACCCTTGCTGTATATGCATATCAAAGCAAGATCCATCATTACGACCGGGAAAGCCTGGTTATCCATTATCCTCGCCCTGAATATTCCATGGCAGAAAATATCCTTCATCTCCTTCGGCGGGATGGAAGCTTTACAGAGCAGGAAGCAAATCTTCTTGATGTGATGCTTATGATTCATGCCGATCACGGCGGTGGAAATAACTCCACTTTTACAAATGTAGTTATCTCTTCCACTGGAACTGATATTTATTCCGCCATTACCGGATCCATCGGTTCCCTAAAAGGACCAAAACACGGTGGCGCTAATATCCGGTGCAGCGAAATGTTGTCTGCCATTGAACAGGAAATTGGATTGCATGCCACTGAGGATCAGATGAAAAAAGTCATTGGACGAATCCTTTCTAAGGATTTCTACGATAACTCTGGTCTGGTTTATGGCCTGGGCCATGCGGTTTACACGGTATCTGACCCCAGAGCAGATCTTTTAAAAGACTGTTGTGAAAAGCTTGCAAAAGAGAAAAAACGATTGGATGAATACGAATTCCTGACGAAGTTTGAAACCGTTGCCAAAGCCTGTCTGGCTGGAAACGGAAAATCCTTGTCCAACAACGTGGACTTTTACAGCGGCTTTGCCTATCAAATGCTGCAGATTCCAGAGGATATGTACACTCCTTTATTCGTCTGTGCACGCATGGCAGGCTGGCTGGCACACAATATTGAAAATAAAATGTATGACGGAAGAATCATGCGTCCTGCAACAAAATACGTGGGTGAAACAAATCCCTACATAAAAAGAGAGGAACGATAA
- a CDS encoding formate--tetrahydrofolate ligase codes for MKTDIEIAQEAVMLPIKEVAASYGILEDDIELYGKYKAKLSDQLWEQVKDKKDGKLVLVTAINPTPAGEGKTTTTVGLGEAFGVMEKKAMIALREPSLGPCFGIKGGAAGGGYAQIVPMEDLNLHFTGDFHAITSANNLLSALLDNHIHQGNALEIDTRQILWKRCLDMNDRALRNIVIGLGSKAEGFVREDHFVITVASEIMAILCLANDMDDLKERLGKIIVAYNYAGEPVTAHQLHAVGAMAALLKDALKPNLIQTLEHTGAIVHGGPFANIAHGCNSVRATKTALKLADIVVTEAGFGADLGAEKFMDIKCRKAGLKPDAIVLVATIRALKYNGGVPKDQLNQENIPALEKGIVNLAKHIENMQKYGVPVVVTLNSFLTDTEAEYQFVKTFCEERGCEFALSEVWEKGGKGGIQLAEKVLYTLENKESKFAPIYPDDMGLKEKVETVAKEIYGAKGVTYAPAALKALKKFEEMGYGNLPVCMAKTQYSLSDDQTKLGRPEGFEINVRDAYVSAGAGFVVVLTGAIMTMPGLPKKPAADGIDINKDGIITGLF; via the coding sequence ATGAAAACAGATATTGAAATCGCACAGGAGGCGGTTATGCTTCCGATTAAGGAAGTGGCTGCTTCCTACGGGATTTTAGAAGATGATATTGAGCTATACGGAAAGTATAAGGCAAAGCTTTCAGACCAGCTTTGGGAACAGGTAAAAGATAAAAAGGATGGAAAGCTGGTTTTGGTAACGGCCATTAATCCAACTCCGGCAGGAGAAGGAAAGACCACAACGACAGTAGGACTTGGGGAAGCCTTTGGAGTTATGGAAAAAAAGGCGATGATTGCTTTAAGAGAGCCATCTCTGGGACCGTGTTTTGGAATTAAGGGAGGCGCAGCCGGAGGCGGATATGCTCAGATCGTACCTATGGAGGACTTAAACCTTCATTTTACGGGAGATTTCCATGCCATTACTTCTGCCAATAACCTGTTATCCGCATTGCTGGATAATCACATCCATCAGGGAAATGCCCTGGAGATAGACACTCGTCAGATTCTCTGGAAGCGCTGTCTCGATATGAATGACCGTGCCCTTCGAAACATCGTGATTGGCCTGGGATCAAAAGCAGAGGGGTTTGTGAGAGAAGATCATTTTGTAATCACGGTTGCTTCTGAAATTATGGCCATTCTTTGCCTTGCAAATGACATGGATGATTTAAAAGAACGCCTAGGAAAGATTATTGTGGCATATAATTATGCTGGAGAGCCGGTAACTGCCCATCAGCTCCATGCAGTTGGTGCAATGGCAGCTCTTTTAAAGGACGCCTTAAAGCCTAACCTGATTCAGACCCTGGAGCATACAGGAGCCATTGTTCACGGCGGACCATTTGCCAACATTGCCCATGGCTGCAATAGTGTACGCGCCACAAAGACAGCATTAAAGCTGGCAGATATTGTAGTGACGGAAGCTGGATTTGGTGCTGATTTAGGTGCGGAAAAGTTCATGGATATTAAATGCCGCAAGGCAGGACTTAAGCCGGACGCCATTGTTTTAGTTGCCACCATCAGAGCCCTTAAATATAACGGCGGAGTTCCAAAGGATCAGCTGAACCAGGAGAATATTCCTGCACTTGAAAAAGGAATCGTCAATCTGGCAAAGCACATTGAAAACATGCAGAAATACGGAGTTCCCGTTGTTGTCACTTTAAATTCCTTCCTTACGGATACAGAAGCTGAATACCAGTTCGTCAAGACCTTCTGTGAGGAAAGAGGCTGTGAATTCGCTCTGTCCGAAGTATGGGAAAAGGGCGGAAAAGGCGGAATCCAGCTTGCAGAGAAGGTACTCTATACTCTGGAAAACAAGGAAAGCAAGTTTGCACCCATTTATCCTGATGATATGGGATTAAAGGAGAAGGTGGAGACTGTAGCAAAAGAAATATATGGAGCCAAAGGAGTGACATATGCCCCTGCAGCTTTAAAAGCCCTTAAAAAATTCGAGGAAATGGGATATGGAAACCTGCCAGTCTGTATGGCGAAAACACAGTATTCCCTTTCTGATGACCAGACAAAGCTGGGCCGCCCGGAAGGATTTGAAATCAATGTAAGGGATGCCTATGTATCAGCTGGTGCAGGGTTTGTGGTTGTACTGACAGGTGCCATCATGACGATGCCCGGCCTTCCTAAAAAGCCGGCGGCAGACGGCATTGATATTAATAAAGACGGAATAATAACCGGATTATTCTGA
- a CDS encoding ClpP family protease — MSASSDTGKENLDEKKKEKDIEQKEDEKLEEYGQMTLDDNAHKRKIHLLSIIGEIEGHENLSGNSKATKYDHILPKLAEIEDDDSVEGLLVLLNTSGGDVDAGLAIAEMIASLSIPTVSLVLGGSHSIGVPLAVSTTYSFIVPTGTMMVHPVRMTGMVIGAAQTYEYFEMIQDRILSFVSGHAKIAYDQVKRLMLNTEMLTRDLGTVLVGEETVKEGLIDEVGGIKDALRKLYELIETGSR, encoded by the coding sequence ATGAGCGCTTCCAGTGATACGGGGAAAGAAAATCTCGATGAGAAAAAGAAAGAAAAAGATATAGAGCAGAAAGAAGATGAAAAGCTGGAGGAGTATGGGCAAATGACTCTTGATGACAACGCCCATAAGAGAAAAATTCATTTACTTTCCATTATAGGAGAGATAGAAGGTCATGAAAACCTCTCTGGCAACAGCAAAGCAACCAAATACGATCATATCCTTCCAAAGCTTGCGGAAATTGAGGACGATGATTCCGTAGAAGGGCTTCTGGTCCTTCTTAATACTTCAGGCGGAGACGTGGATGCAGGACTTGCCATTGCAGAGATGATTGCTTCCTTAAGCATCCCAACCGTATCCCTTGTACTGGGAGGAAGTCATTCCATTGGAGTTCCGCTGGCTGTAAGCACCACTTATTCCTTTATTGTTCCCACAGGAACCATGATGGTACATCCGGTCCGTATGACAGGAATGGTAATTGGAGCTGCTCAGACCTATGAATATTTTGAAATGATTCAGGATCGTATTTTAAGCTTCGTATCCGGTCATGCAAAAATCGCTTATGATCAGGTGAAGCGGCTGATGTTAAATACAGAGATGCTGACCAGAGACTTAGGAACCGTTCTGGTTGGAGAAGAAACTGTAAAAGAAGGCTTGATCGATGAAGTAGGCGGAATCAAGGATGCCCTAAGAAAATTATATGAGTTGATCGAAACTGGTTCCCGTTAA